The DNA sequence aaatcaaaggaaaaagctgaagctgctatttgcagctttggaaaactggctttttttcaaagcacacagagctacagtgctcctttaatgaaaagacccactatcagactacttttctttccaaaagcacttttacaaaaaagtttaccaaacgctctgctgatttatttcacagccgcttattctcacagcacagccgcttattctcacaacagttttttttcaaagcacagcaataccaaaccagcccttaatgcTTTTACTTTTCTATGCTTTTCTATTCTTATTGTTatcatttttaagaaaaaaacacctcttttgatttttctaaataaatttgatgtcctagatttttttaataagctgtttttttttttttaaagcactacAATTCCAAGCCAGCTCTAAGAATAGGCACTTAGCTTATTCATGTCTAAAGTAAGGAGAAGGTTGCATGCGTTATGACATGAGGTTTACAATTTGAGACTACTTTTCCAACTTAATCAGTTCTGCATATTAACAAAGTTACATTTGTTTTGACCTATATGAACAAGTAAGCGCATAAGGACATATGTTTAGCTACTAATTTACCGTGACTTCaaattagaaaaaataataataaaaaaaaaataaaagcgaGGTTTATATCGGAACATTTTACAGGGCACGAAGATTGCAGATCAACTTTTGGAACACGGTGATAGCAACGCCCGCCATTCTCTTCTCTATATAAACTGTGAAGCAGTCTACCATTTGGGTATAACCTTCTCTCCAATCCATTTACTTCATCAAATCCTAGTAGCTTCCGTTACTAGCTATACACCATGGAATACATTAACCAGTACTACTGCAAATGTATTATTTTGGCTTTGATCTTCATGCTGGGAGCCTTGTCTTCTCAAGCCACTTCTCGCACTCTCCAAGATGCATCAATGTATGGGAGATACGAGCAATGGATGGCTCGTTATGGACGTGTATATTCTGACATTAACGAGGAGGAGAAGCGCTTCAATATTTTCAAGGAAAATGTTGCCTTCATAGAATCTTCCAACAATGATGCAAACAAACTTTACAAATTGAGCGTCAATCAATTTGCAGACCTTACGAATGAAGAATTCAAAGCCTCGAGAAATAGATTCATGGGGCACGAATGTTCCGCAAAGACGACTTCTTTCAAATATGAAAATGTTACTGCACCACCAACTGTAGATTGGAGAAACAAAGGAGCTGTGACACCAGTCAAGGACCAAGGCCAATGTGgtaatcaattttatttataactTGGAACTTCATTAAACGGTTTCTAGTACTCTAACTATGATTTAATTGCAATATTATACAAATCTATGTCTATTAAATTAACCACTACTtaatttatgcaaaaaaaaaaaaaaaaaaaaaaaaaaaagaacaacatGATATCTAACTGCAACAAAATACTTGCAGGATGTTGTTGGGCTTTTTCAGCGGTGGCAGCCATGGAAGGAATTACTAAGCTTACAACTGGTAAATTGATATCTTTGTCTGAGCAAGAGTTGGTTGATTGTGACACAAGCGGTGTAGATCAAGGTTGTGAgggtggtttgatggatgatgCATTTCAATTCATCAATCAAAACCATGGGCTTAGTACCGAGACTAATTATCCTTACACCGGTGTTGATGGTACTTGCaacaccaagaaggaggccaaccATGCAGCCAAAATAACTGGTCATGAAGATGTGCCAGCAAACAGTGAAGAAGCCCTTCTGAAGGCTGTTGCAAATCAGCCAATTTCTGTTGCCATTGATGCTGGAGGTTCCGATTTTCAATTCTATTCAAGTGGTGTCTTTACAGGAACTTGTGGAACGAGTCTTGATCATGGGGTTACCGCTGTTGGTTATGGAGTTAGTGCTGATGGGACTAAATATTGGTTGGTGAAGAACTCATGGGGCACTGAATGGGGTGAAGAAGGATACATAAGAATGCAGAGAGGTGTTGAGGCAAAGGAAGGTCTTTGTGGCATTGCTATGGAAGCCTCTTACCCCACTGCATAACTTGAATTACCATCCAAATCAATGCCTACAATATCTAATACCCTGGACGTGTATATCGTAATATGTACATGATGAACTTGTACGTTTAGTACAATACGCTATATGGTCTGCGCATCGGTAGTACCAAGTTTATAATTACAAATGAAGAACTTATTCGATCTTTTAGTTGAATTGTCTAGTTACGCTAAATTTAACCACTTGCTAAAATTAGGTTTATGTGTTAATTCTCTGATATGATTCTTCCCCTCAAAGGAGGTATATATATAGTCAACGAGCCTTGCAGAGCAAGAATAATAATAACTCCTAATTCTAATTACAGTAGGAAACGAAACCTAAATAGGAAATGTAACCCACTAATTACTAATTACAATTAATCCTACAAGTCAAGCCACGCTAAAGTGAGAggtttaggttcaattctcaccacacattattactagcccattgtaaggctTAGCCCACTTCTTCACCCCTCAATGtcgataatatcatttgttcaaaaaaataaaaaataaaaaaattggtgcATATATGTCATTGATGCCCGACTTGCTAAATGTGTTGTAAAATGCCTTGCTCAAAATTGCTTTTATTAGCATATCAGCTAATTGGTT is a window from the Malus domestica chromosome 16, GDT2T_hap1 genome containing:
- the LOC114822093 gene encoding senescence-specific cysteine protease SAG39-like, producing MEYINQYYCKCIILALIFMLGALSSQATSRTLQDASMYGRYEQWMARYGRVYSDINEEEKRFNIFKENVAFIESSNNDANKLYKLSVNQFADLTNEEFKASRNRFMGHECSAKTTSFKYENVTAPPTVDWRNKGAVTPVKDQGQCGCCWAFSAVAAMEGITKLTTGKLISLSEQELVDCDTSGVDQGCEGGLMDDAFQFINQNHGLSTETNYPYTGVDGTCNTKKEANHAAKITGHEDVPANSEEALLKAVANQPISVAIDAGGSDFQFYSSGVFTGTCGTSLDHGVTAVGYGVSADGTKYWLVKNSWGTEWGEEGYIRMQRGVEAKEGLCGIAMEASYPTA